A part of Chloroflexota bacterium genomic DNA contains:
- the nuoF gene encoding NADH-quinone oxidoreductase subunit NuoF produces the protein MKAIRSMVLVSGDQVSLNHGALEVFNALQQQLAAFGLEEEITVSMVNDVNKPGLDPLVLVYPDAVIYGSVTPEDVPHLVEEHLYKGRVVAEKQISPYDLTGRIAWLSARKGTLPAEHRIVLKNVGLIDPENIDDYILHDGYEALAKVLREMTPEDTINEIKASGLRGRGGAGFPTGLKWQFVAGAKGEKKYVICNADESEPGTFKDRLVLEGDPHSIIEAMMIGAYAVGANEGFVYIRGEYRLAIHRMQKAIEQAEAYGLLGDNIFGTDFSFKLHIHAGAGAYICGEETALIESIEGNRGEPRPRPPYPTTAGLWQKPTLVNNVETLANITAIIRNGAAWYKAIGTTSSPGTKVYTILGNVNVTGLIEVPMGITLREVVSIYAKGMKDGANFKLAQTGGSSGSIIPASLQDTPMDFDSFSKAGVSLGSGALLICNEDVCVVDLAKVLLNFFRFESCGKCNPCRIGNRRSYEVLCNIAEGVGTEQDLKDLQMMADQLYQLSNCGLGQTAGSPLRDILAHFRAEVEAHIKLKVCPAGVCPMSGHRVYQID, from the coding sequence ATGAAAGCAATTCGTTCAATGGTATTGGTCTCAGGCGATCAAGTCAGCCTGAATCATGGCGCTTTGGAAGTCTTCAATGCCCTGCAACAGCAATTAGCAGCCTTTGGCTTAGAAGAAGAAATTACCGTCTCCATGGTCAATGACGTGAATAAACCCGGTCTTGATCCCCTGGTTTTGGTTTATCCTGATGCCGTCATTTACGGCTCAGTGACCCCTGAAGATGTCCCCCACCTCGTTGAGGAGCACCTTTACAAGGGTCGTGTTGTCGCTGAAAAACAAATTTCACCCTACGACCTGACGGGCCGGATTGCCTGGCTTTCCGCTCGTAAAGGCACCCTGCCGGCTGAACACCGGATCGTCCTGAAAAATGTGGGATTGATCGATCCTGAAAATATCGACGATTACATCCTCCATGATGGATATGAAGCCCTCGCTAAGGTCCTCCGGGAAATGACCCCCGAAGATACCATCAACGAGATCAAAGCCTCTGGCCTCCGTGGCCGTGGCGGCGCCGGCTTCCCCACCGGGCTCAAATGGCAGTTCGTGGCAGGCGCAAAGGGCGAAAAGAAATATGTGATCTGCAACGCCGACGAAAGTGAACCCGGCACCTTCAAAGACCGTTTGGTCCTGGAAGGCGACCCCCATTCCATCATCGAAGCGATGATGATTGGTGCTTATGCCGTTGGCGCAAATGAAGGTTTTGTCTATATCCGGGGCGAGTATCGTTTAGCAATCCACCGGATGCAAAAAGCTATCGAACAGGCTGAGGCCTACGGGCTGCTTGGGGATAATATCTTCGGCACGGATTTCTCGTTCAAACTGCATATCCATGCCGGCGCAGGCGCTTATATCTGTGGTGAAGAGACCGCCCTGATCGAATCGATCGAAGGTAATCGCGGCGAGCCTCGTCCCCGCCCACCCTATCCGACCACTGCCGGGCTATGGCAAAAGCCAACCCTGGTCAACAATGTGGAAACCCTGGCAAATATCACAGCCATTATCCGTAACGGAGCGGCATGGTATAAAGCCATCGGTACAACCTCAAGCCCCGGCACAAAAGTCTACACCATCCTGGGCAATGTCAACGTGACCGGCCTGATCGAAGTTCCCATGGGGATCACACTCCGTGAGGTCGTTTCCATCTATGCCAAGGGCATGAAAGACGGCGCCAATTTCAAACTGGCTCAAACCGGTGGTTCCAGTGGTTCCATCATCCCAGCCAGCCTGCAGGACACCCCCATGGATTTCGACTCCTTCTCTAAGGCAGGCGTTTCCCTGGGTTCAGGCGCTTTGTTGATCTGCAATGAAGATGTCTGTGTTGTAGACCTGGCCAAAGTCCTGTTGAACTTCTTCCGGTTCGAATCCTGCGGGAAGTGTAATCCCTGCCGGATCGGGAATCGCCGATCTTATGAAGTCCTCTGCAATATTGCAGAAGGTGTCGGCACAGAACAAGACCTTAAAGACCTGCAAATGATGGCTGACCAGCTTTACCAGCTTTCCAACTGCGGTCTCGGTCAAACTGCCGGTTCACCATTGCGTGATATCCTGGCGCATTTCCGGGCGGAAGTAGAAGCCCATATCAAACTTAAAGTCTGTCCCGCTGGTGTCTGCCCCATGAGCGGCCACCGGGTCTACCAGATCGACTGA
- the nuoE gene encoding NADH-quinone oxidoreductase subunit NuoE — MPVEVKGGQDVRSFVRTLVEEQGSEKAELIPILHEINHELGYISDEAIQELSDRMHIPTSHIFSVATFYRMLSTEPRGRHVIQFCESAPCHVAGGRQVWQSLQKELGLEKGETSADEKWTLITTSCLGVCGIGPVIIIDHDIYGNVTPEQVPNLLKNYD; from the coding sequence ATGCCTGTCGAAGTCAAAGGAGGACAAGATGTTCGAAGCTTCGTACGAACGCTTGTCGAAGAGCAAGGAAGCGAGAAAGCTGAACTGATCCCTATCCTGCATGAGATCAATCATGAACTGGGATATATTTCGGATGAGGCTATCCAGGAGTTGAGTGACCGGATGCACATTCCTACCAGTCACATCTTCTCCGTTGCCACTTTCTACCGCATGCTCTCAACAGAGCCACGGGGGCGTCATGTTATCCAATTCTGTGAGAGCGCACCCTGCCATGTAGCAGGTGGCCGCCAGGTCTGGCAGAGCTTGCAAAAAGAGCTTGGGCTGGAAAAAGGCGAAACCAGTGCGGATGAAAAATGGACCCTGATCACCACCAGCTGCCTCGGCGTCTGTGGGATCGGGCCGGTGATCATCATTGACCATGATATTTATGGCAATGTGACCCCCGAGCAAGTGCCAAACCTGTTGAAGAATTACGATTAG
- a CDS encoding NADH-quinone oxidoreductase subunit NuoF: protein MAYFRSHVLVSIDPVCVQKGAYDLIHVLQDELVKQGLIDEVEVLETSRIGNPDKEGPDLMVYPEGVHYTNLTVKDIPFLVEEQFLKGRVAEAFVHEAEENLDEEFSAPRSKEVRVVLKNIGVIDPLNIEDYIALDGYMALGKVLTEMTPEETIQVVLDSGLRGRGGAGFPTGLKWRFIRAAEGEPKYMICNADEGDPGAFANRRVLEGDPHSVIEGMIIGAYAAGSSQGYIYCRAEYPIAVQTLKIAIDQSRNLGLLGENILGTDFSFDLEVRMGAGAFVCGEETALMASIEGKRGEPRPRPPFPAQKGLWQKPSNINNVETYSNIPKIILNGAEWFASMGYEKSKGTKTFSMAGDVKNTGLIEVPFGITLREIIYDVGGGIKNDKAFKAVQTGGPMGGCLPVKYLDLPMDYESLGKAGSILGSGGLVVMDEDTCMVDIARFFMEFTQDESCGKCTPCRVGTRRILEILTRICEGKGRPDDIDTLRYLCEEINENSLCGLGKGAPNPVKSTLEHFLDEYEAHIYEKRCPAKVCKSLIRFEIIDGTCTGCTLCARNCPANAISGERRQTHVIDPDACIKCGICEQLCPYDAIEII, encoded by the coding sequence ATGGCTTATTTCCGTTCACATGTCCTCGTCTCAATTGATCCGGTCTGCGTCCAAAAAGGCGCTTATGACCTGATCCACGTACTTCAAGATGAACTCGTCAAACAGGGTTTGATTGACGAAGTTGAAGTTCTGGAGACCTCCCGGATCGGCAATCCCGATAAGGAAGGCCCGGACCTGATGGTTTATCCTGAAGGCGTGCACTACACCAACCTGACTGTCAAAGATATCCCCTTCCTGGTTGAGGAACAATTCCTAAAGGGCCGGGTTGCAGAAGCTTTCGTCCATGAAGCAGAAGAAAACCTGGATGAAGAATTCTCCGCACCCCGATCCAAAGAAGTCCGTGTCGTCCTCAAGAATATCGGCGTGATCGACCCCCTCAATATTGAAGACTATATCGCCCTGGATGGCTATATGGCCCTGGGTAAGGTCCTCACCGAAATGACACCTGAAGAAACCATCCAGGTCGTTCTGGATTCCGGTCTTCGCGGGCGCGGCGGCGCAGGTTTCCCCACCGGTTTAAAGTGGCGCTTCATCCGTGCCGCTGAAGGCGAACCAAAATACATGATCTGCAACGCCGATGAAGGCGACCCGGGTGCATTTGCCAACCGGCGCGTTCTCGAAGGCGATCCACACTCCGTGATCGAAGGCATGATCATTGGCGCTTATGCCGCCGGTTCGTCCCAGGGTTATATCTATTGCCGGGCGGAATACCCAATTGCTGTTCAAACCCTAAAGATCGCCATCGATCAGTCCCGTAATCTGGGCCTGCTGGGTGAAAATATCCTCGGCACCGATTTTTCGTTTGACCTCGAAGTCCGCATGGGCGCTGGTGCGTTCGTCTGCGGTGAGGAAACCGCTTTAATGGCTTCCATCGAGGGTAAACGAGGCGAACCCCGCCCACGTCCCCCCTTCCCTGCCCAAAAAGGCCTTTGGCAAAAACCCTCCAACATTAATAATGTTGAAACCTATTCCAACATTCCGAAGATCATTCTCAACGGTGCGGAATGGTTTGCCAGCATGGGCTACGAAAAGAGCAAAGGAACCAAGACCTTCTCAATGGCCGGCGATGTCAAAAACACCGGTCTGATCGAAGTCCCCTTCGGCATCACCCTTCGCGAGATCATTTATGATGTCGGCGGCGGCATTAAAAACGACAAGGCCTTCAAGGCTGTTCAGACAGGTGGCCCAATGGGTGGTTGTCTGCCTGTGAAGTACCTTGATCTGCCCATGGATTACGAATCCCTGGGTAAAGCCGGCTCCATCCTCGGTTCCGGTGGCCTGGTCGTCATGGATGAAGATACCTGTATGGTCGATATCGCCCGGTTCTTCATGGAGTTCACCCAGGATGAATCCTGCGGTAAATGCACCCCCTGTCGTGTCGGCACACGCCGTATCCTCGAGATCCTCACCCGGATCTGCGAAGGTAAAGGCCGCCCAGACGACATTGACACCCTGCGATATCTATGCGAAGAAATTAACGAAAACAGTCTCTGCGGTTTGGGAAAAGGAGCCCCCAACCCTGTTAAGAGTACTTTGGAACACTTCCTGGACGAATACGAAGCCCACATCTATGAAAAACGTTGCCCAGCGAAGGTCTGCAAATCCCTGATCCGGTTTGAGATCATTGACGGTACATGCACCGGTTGTACACTCTGTGCCCGGAACTGCCCCGCCAATGCCATCTCCGGTGAACGACGCCAGACACATGTGATTGACCCCGACGCTTGCATCAAATGCGGCATCTGTGAACAACTTTGTCCATACGATGCCATCGAGATCATCTAA
- a CDS encoding (2Fe-2S) ferredoxin domain-containing protein, producing the protein MPTVKSLDDLKKIREEALKKQQMKETSGKKEVIVGMGTVGIAAGARETLKAILDIIEEDNLEDIIVRQTGNIGLDSFEPIVQVILPGQEKVTYGKVNGEMARKIITKHVVGGEIVKEYKIEG; encoded by the coding sequence ATGCCCACAGTGAAATCATTGGATGATTTGAAGAAAATTCGGGAAGAAGCCCTCAAAAAGCAACAGATGAAAGAAACATCTGGTAAGAAAGAAGTGATCGTTGGTATGGGCACGGTCGGTATCGCTGCCGGCGCACGTGAAACGCTTAAAGCGATCCTTGACATCATTGAAGAAGACAACCTTGAAGATATCATCGTCCGCCAGACTGGTAACATCGGCCTCGATTCTTTTGAACCGATTGTCCAGGTGATCCTCCCAGGACAGGAAAAAGTCACCTATGGCAAAGTTAATGGCGAAATGGCTCGCAAGATCATTACTAAGCATGTGGTTGGCGGTGAGATTGTCAAGGAATATAAAATAGAAGGATGA
- a CDS encoding sensor histidine kinase: MRELALHILDIAENSISAGATRILISVEENLQTDRLVIDIEDNGKGMDAETLARITDPFITSRTTRNVGLGIPFFKAAAESCEGLFKIQSRPGKGTTVKAEFKRSHIDRMPLGDLAGTLQTLIIGTSDVHWIFEYRINDEVFRFDDEPVKKILDGVPLSDPSVMRYIREALRTGIDELRQEANLPNTN, encoded by the coding sequence TTGCGGGAACTAGCGCTCCATATCCTCGATATCGCTGAAAATAGCATCTCTGCAGGTGCTACTCGAATATTGATCAGCGTTGAAGAGAACCTACAAACAGATCGTCTCGTGATCGACATTGAGGATAATGGCAAAGGGATGGATGCAGAAACCCTGGCCAGAATCACCGACCCCTTCATCACCTCTCGCACTACACGCAACGTCGGCCTGGGCATTCCTTTTTTCAAAGCAGCGGCCGAATCTTGCGAAGGGCTCTTTAAAATTCAATCACGACCCGGCAAAGGCACCACCGTTAAAGCGGAATTCAAACGCAGTCACATCGATAGAATGCCCCTTGGCGATCTTGCCGGAACATTACAAACACTAATCATCGGCACATCGGATGTCCATTGGATCTTTGAATATCGGATCAATGATGAAGTATTTCGGTTCGATGATGAACCCGTCAAAAAGATATTGGACGGTGTTCCGTTGTCCGATCCCAGTGTCATGCGCTATATCCGGGAAGCTTTGCGAACTGGTATTGACGAACTTCGCCAGGAAGCGAATCTCCCTAATACCAATTAG
- a CDS encoding NAD(P)H-dependent oxidoreductase subunit E, translating to MEKIPAEDPLNDPELLKVIDNILEKNKDIVGATMVVLNSLQESIGFISPAMQVYVAEKLEEPISRIHGVVSFYSFFTTTPRGKHTIKFCVGTACYVGGIEQIIEKAKQILGIEPGETTEDGLITLELCRCVGACSQAPVIVVDDQVHGRVKPNKFPKVIQDIKSQEA from the coding sequence ATGGAAAAAATCCCGGCAGAAGACCCCCTGAACGATCCAGAACTACTAAAGGTCATTGACAATATTCTGGAAAAGAACAAGGATATTGTCGGCGCTACAATGGTTGTTCTGAACAGCCTTCAAGAATCAATAGGTTTTATTTCACCTGCCATGCAAGTCTATGTCGCTGAGAAGCTAGAAGAACCCATTAGCCGGATCCACGGCGTTGTGTCCTTCTATTCTTTCTTCACAACAACACCCCGTGGCAAGCACACCATCAAATTCTGCGTGGGGACAGCCTGTTATGTTGGCGGTATTGAGCAGATCATCGAAAAAGCCAAACAAATCTTGGGAATAGAACCCGGTGAGACAACAGAAGATGGCCTAATCACCCTTGAACTCTGTCGTTGTGTCGGTGCATGCAGCCAGGCGCCTGTCATCGTTGTTGATGACCAGGTTCATGGGCGTGTTAAACCCAACAAATTCCCCAAAGTTATCCAGGACATCAAGTCACAGGAAGCATAA
- a CDS encoding PHP domain-containing protein, translated as MKTYQAELHIHTVLSPCAGIEMIPPLIVQQAIKSGLNLIAITDHNASENVPAVIAAAKGEDLIVLPGMELQTEEDIHSICLFDTVEQLQSLQTVVDHKLPGIPNNIEFFGEQFIVDKTGDFIRRKEELLINSVNISIEEAFNIVTDLGGLLIPAHVNREAFGLIYRLGFIPIDLDLPAVEISRHITPENAVQTYPQLANYHLIQSGDVHYLSDFLGINHFFIKEPTIAEIIKSFKGYDGRWHRLQRPLDVGLS; from the coding sequence GTGAAAACCTATCAGGCGGAGCTGCACATCCATACGGTCCTTTCTCCCTGCGCGGGAATCGAAATGATCCCGCCCCTGATCGTCCAGCAAGCCATTAAGTCTGGGCTGAACCTGATCGCTATTACAGATCACAACGCCAGCGAAAATGTTCCTGCTGTCATAGCGGCCGCAAAAGGGGAAGACCTAATCGTACTGCCAGGGATGGAACTGCAAACTGAAGAAGATATCCACTCCATTTGCCTATTTGATACCGTTGAACAATTACAATCTCTGCAAACTGTGGTGGATCACAAACTGCCTGGTATTCCGAATAATATCGAGTTCTTTGGTGAACAATTCATCGTCGATAAAACTGGTGATTTCATCCGACGCAAAGAAGAACTGCTGATCAACTCCGTCAACATAAGCATTGAGGAGGCTTTCAATATCGTCACGGATCTCGGCGGCCTGCTCATCCCGGCCCACGTCAACCGGGAAGCCTTTGGGTTGATCTATCGCCTTGGTTTCATCCCCATTGACCTCGATTTACCGGCCGTTGAGATCTCCCGACATATCACTCCTGAGAATGCCGTTCAGACCTACCCCCAGTTGGCGAATTACCATCTGATCCAAAGCGGAGATGTTCACTATCTTTCCGATTTTTTAGGCATTAATCATTTTTTTATTAAAGAACCAACAATTGCTGAAATAATCAAATCATTTAAGGGCTATGACGGCCGGTGGCACCGCCTTCAGCGACCACTGGACGTTGGTCTATCTTAA
- a CDS encoding serine kinase, with protein sequence MKLNNIVKDLDLKVLTSPVELSTVDVETGYCSDLLSCVMTGAEAGAVWVTLMAHGNIVAVAALLDISAVIITEDAQPEEDTLKLATEKGVTLLSSPYDNFHIIGKLWELGLRAKKD encoded by the coding sequence ATGAAACTTAATAATATTGTCAAAGATCTGGACCTCAAAGTCCTGACCTCACCTGTTGAATTAAGCACTGTGGATGTTGAAACCGGTTACTGCTCTGACTTGCTCAGCTGTGTAATGACGGGAGCGGAGGCTGGTGCAGTTTGGGTCACACTGATGGCGCATGGTAACATCGTCGCCGTTGCAGCCCTGCTGGATATCTCCGCTGTGATCATCACGGAAGATGCCCAACCCGAAGAAGACACCCTCAAGCTCGCGACTGAAAAAGGGGTCACCCTGCTATCCTCACCGTATGATAATTTCCATATCATTGGCAAGCTTTGGGAACTGGGGCTGAGAGCCAAGAAAGACTAA
- a CDS encoding CBS domain-containing protein → MATRNPIITDQAAEKITKVEELAYELRIHEVMTKNVLCLSPDLSMKEAVETFQNDRISGAPVTEGDTLIGILSMEDLMRALQENGLASPVREYMTSNVISVRDYDPVIEALKTFNKKKYGRLPVLDKNDHVIGIITKGDISNGLLSALQRDYHAEELIRYRASHLFEDIISDRTSLILRYDIQKGDFVHGGNASSNIKRALLRLGASPQIARRCGIAVYEAEMNLIIHTNNGGILRAEIEPHKITIEAYDDGPGIEDTQLAMKPGYSTATNEVREMGFGAGMGLVNIKRCVDEMTLISSTERGTNLYMIICLEDGGNSSKTLN, encoded by the coding sequence ATGGCAACCCGAAACCCTATCATTACAGATCAAGCAGCTGAAAAAATCACAAAGGTAGAAGAACTCGCCTATGAGCTTCGTATTCACGAGGTGATGACGAAGAATGTCCTTTGCCTTTCACCCGATCTGTCAATGAAGGAAGCCGTGGAAACCTTCCAAAATGACCGCATCTCGGGTGCGCCTGTTACCGAGGGGGACACACTGATTGGTATTCTGAGCATGGAAGACCTGATGCGAGCCTTGCAAGAAAACGGGTTGGCTTCTCCCGTTAGAGAATATATGACCTCCAACGTGATCTCCGTTCGGGATTATGATCCAGTTATTGAGGCCTTAAAAACATTCAATAAAAAGAAATATGGCCGCCTCCCCGTATTAGATAAAAATGATCATGTCATCGGAATCATCACCAAAGGTGACATCAGCAATGGACTCTTGTCGGCCCTCCAAAGGGACTACCATGCAGAGGAATTAATCCGCTATCGGGCAAGCCACCTTTTCGAAGACATCATTTCAGACCGTACCAGCCTGATCCTGCGCTATGACATCCAAAAAGGCGATTTCGTTCATGGCGGAAACGCCTCCAGCAACATCAAGCGTGCCTTACTCCGACTGGGCGCCTCACCTCAGATCGCCCGGCGTTGTGGGATCGCAGTTTATGAAGCCGAGATGAACCTAATCATCCACACCAATAATGGGGGAATCTTGCGGGCGGAGATCGAACCCCACAAAATCACCATTGAAGCCTATGACGACGGCCCCGGCATTGAAGACACCCAACTGGCCATGAAACCTGGATATTCGACAGCAACAAATGAAGTGCGCGAAATGGGCTTTGGTGCAGGCATGGGCCTCGTCAATATCAAACGCTGCGTAGATGAGATGACATTGATCTCTTCAACCGAGCGCGGAACAAACCTTTATATGATCATCTGTCTTGAGGACGGCGGTAATAGCTCAAAAACTCTTAATTAA